The Candidatus Aegiribacteria sp. genome contains the following window.
TCGATGATGTTCCTCGCAAGATATCTGTCTGATGGGGATTTCGGAGGTCTTCTTTTTTCAATAGCACTTGGACAGATATATCTTATCCTGTCCGATCTGGGCGTTTCACTTATTATTAACATGCGTTCAAGCGTAAGAGTCGCTGATACTCAAGAACTGCTTTCCACATCTTTCACAATCAGGACAATTCTCTGTTTACTTGGCTTTCCACTTCTTATGCTGACTGGTTATCTGCTGCATTTATCTTCAGAGAGAATGCTTGTTCTCGGAATAATCGGCATTTCTGTTGTCTTCGAATCTTTTGCCGAGATGATTTATTCGATCTTCAGAGCAAGAGAAAAAATGATCTACGAGTCCATTTGCAGGATTTCAATGGGCATAATTGGCCTGACAACTGTACTGCTTCTGATTCAGTTCAGAATGGATCTTACCGCGATTGCTTCAGCCTATGTTATTAGAACTCTTGCTGCAGCCATTATAGCAATTCTATGTCTTAAAAGAATCGGCTTCTCGATATTGCCTTCTATAGATATGCTGAAAATAAAGGAACTTTTCATCAGCTCAATTCCGGTTGGAATCATGGGGGTGGTAACAGTTGTTCATCAGAGGGCGGACAATATTCTTATAAGACAGATACTCGGTGAAAACGCAGTAGCAGCATGGCAGGAGTGTCTGAAGATCATCGAGTTGATGCTTCTGCTGGTTGTTCCTACATTATTACCGGGCGCACTGTTTCCATCTCTTTGCCGTGCATTCAGAGATGGCGGGTATAAGCGACAGACCGGCAACATGTCCAGAATTTTCATCGGCCTTGCCGTAGTGCTGTCCCTTTCAGTCTTATCAGCGGGAGACAGATTCCTGAGGTTCATATGGGGAAGCGAATACCTAAGAAACATCAGTTCTTCGGAAATGCAGCTATGCCTCTATTTATGCCTTGGAGGGCTTGCAGCGGTATACCTTTGGAATATTCT
Protein-coding sequences here:
- a CDS encoding oligosaccharide flippase family protein — protein: MNNRLKLGSAIPSDRDGIITDAKRSSKAANSGFMLVGQFIGKGSLFVSMMFLARYLSDGDFGGLLFSIALGQIYLILSDLGVSLIINMRSSVRVADTQELLSTSFTIRTILCLLGFPLLMLTGYLLHLSSERMLVLGIIGISVVFESFAEMIYSIFRAREKMIYESICRISMGIIGLTTVLLLIQFRMDLTAIASAYVIRTLAAAIIAILCLKRIGFSILPSIDMLKIKELFISSIPVGIMGVVTVVHQRADNILIRQILGENAVAAWQECLKIIELMLLLVVPTLLPGALFPSLCRAFRDGGYKRQTGNMSRIFIGLAVVLSLSVLSAGDRFLRFIWGSEYLRNISSSEMQLCLYLCLGGLAAVYLWNILVSALLAVNKVRVVVPITTAALILVVGGNLLLMPVIGLPSAGIFFVAGNLLIVVCYWVFLKRRGYSLPIWREAAISILVSIPAFAAVILIRRMPFLPALILPVLIYIPFWWFTGGGRAIREVFPHKTV